The Periplaneta americana isolate PAMFEO1 chromosome 16, P.americana_PAMFEO1_priV1, whole genome shotgun sequence genome segment AATaaccacataaatataaataatgtactccatatgtttcattaaatgaaGTTCTGAAAGAATGGAGGAAGCAAAACCTGCACAGTACACTCACCTCTCAGACAACACTTCATCCTCTTCTGAAGATACTTCCACTATCTGTTCCTGCTGAACTCTGTCCACATCCAACAAATCTTCCTGGAAAAGTGAGTAAATATTGAAGAGAGCTTTAACTGAGCATATGGGTCATTGGTTTACTATATCACACACCTGAGTATTCAAACATAGTGAATCCAATCTATCTTTTCATTGAGGTTCTAAAATCCAAATGGTTCCCCGAAACCACACTGATTTACGCCTTTCATactcttaggcccgtaacacacttgaagagttttcgccagcgagaaatgtgttgcgagaaagaggcgaagagccttcctccacacacttggcgagttctcgttatcacagatcacacctcgctatgatcatctatgcactgccttcatgcagaaagcatttttctgattatagtaatcattcgttgggggaaatattataggttatgtatttacgtatattgtcgtacttaaatatataacctgtaagaatattgtcgtactttacaaattacgtacgaacggtATGTTAAATTCTTAGTGTTCAGATgttgaggaaatggagttacatcaacatattttgttaatgaaaagaagaagtaggcctaaaattaaagccagaaatatctgaaaatcacattgtatcttacgaaaataagggcgagttttggacactggtttcgatttgaatgatgatacgtttaggcgttatttcaggttgaatggaccacagttttttcccattcatgatatgatagaggattctttgctatgttctcaataaaattatgtaaactgttaagacatatagatacattatttcaaatgtttaatcaatctattaaatctcatcaaaataaaatatagccctatttattttcagataatctgatatttgtctccagatttcttctttaagtttcgtgtttttatagttttcatcccgtgtatcatataaataggcctatgggtgacatcctacaagttcgataagtttctgactgcaattatcagccatcttcctcattttcaaataaaaacaatacaattcatcaccacctgtgatatctttttctacattcaatcgtcataaagagtataaatgtcaaacatctttgacaaatgtgtcaagaaaattcgccgAGCTacagattccagcgagaaactcgcgcgaggtttttgcctcgaaggAGAATCTCtgccagtgtgtggacgtccatttgaatccatgttatcaattttttaattttctcgcaacacatttctcgctggcgaaaactctgcaagtgtgttacgggtctAATtccttaaattcagactatttgctTGTATCGTAACACATTGGAATCAAGTTTGAACCATGAAAATACAGTGCATATCATATTTAAATGCCCTGCAAAATACATAACCAGATTTTGCAAGaaaaactgaagtaaataaaCAGTAAAAAGGTTATACATTGAAACATTAATGTCTTCGCTATTGCAAGATTTATTACCTCAAAAGGCAGGCTATCTAACACGACGTCTTCTTTTGACATAAGGTAacagaaaataaagatttttccACCACACTTacaaattaatttgtaatacagATTGTTGCTGCGGATTGAGAAGACTCATAACTTGGTATGCATACTGGAATTTGTCGTTATTGTGAAGTCCTGTAAAACAATAATTGAAAGATAGGGTTCGTGGCAGATATAGAAAGTTATGGGAGATCAAATTCTGTTGGAAAAGGTGTAAATGCCGATTTTACAGGTATAagttcaaaatattataaaaaaaaaacagtctgaATATAGAGTTGATTCACATTGTGGCATATTTTCACAGATTGACTATAACGGGATACACCCACATTTcttatgaagataataataataataataataatacttacttactggcttttaaggaactcggaggttcactgccgccctcacataagcccgccagcggtccctattatgagcaagatcaatccagtctctaccaccatatcccacctccctcaaatccattttaatattatcttcccacctacgtctcggcctccccaacggtctttttcccgcaggcctcccaactaacactctatatgcatttctggattcacccatacgtgctacatgccctgcccatctcaagcgtctggatttaatgttcctaattatgtcaggtgaagaatacaatgcgtgcagttctgcgttgtgtaactttctccattctcctgtaacttcatcccgcttagccccaaatattttcctaagaaccttattctgaaacacccttaatttctgttgctctctcaaagtaagagtccaagcttcacaacaatacagaacaaccggtaatataactgttttataaattctaactttcagattttttgacagcagactagatgacaaaagcttctcaaccgaataataacacgcatttaccatatttattctgcgtttaatttcctcccgagtgtcatttatatttgttactgttgctccaagatatttgaacttctccacctcttccaaggataaatttccaatttttatatttccatttcgtacaatattctggtcacgagacatactcatatacttagtcttttcgggatttacttccaaccctatcgctttacttgcttcaagtagaatttccgtgttttccctaatcgtttgtgcattttctcctaaaaaattcatgtcatccacatagacaagaacgagatgtaacccgttcaattccaaaccctctgtgttatcctgaagatgataataataataataataataataataataataataataataataataactattattattattattattattattattataattactaaaattattataacttTTATTAGAAAGAGGTGGCTATTGTGGAATTCGGAATAATTATGAATGAAacaattaaactcaaaataagaATTTAATGAACTACATAAAGGCGAAAGGACTAGCTTGAAAAGCAATAAACACAGCAAGAACAAATGAAGACCAAAAAACAGATACAAGGATGATGTTAAAGAAGACATAAGAAAGATGGATATAAGGGACTGACAAAAACATATCCGAAACAGTGactgcaaggtaatctatggcgaattctcggcctcatctcgccaagtatcatctcgctatcaccaatttcatcgacgctaaataacctatagtcACGGCGttgttattcctggcgtgactcctccgctttgcttacgtcttaggaagtgaaagccCTATAAAGTCTAggcaggtagtatcgttcgccatttttgttctttcgatgccgagctaccatacgaggaatctatttgccacaccgttaaacattatcatgtcgtagctcctatgataataaatcaaacgcactgtaattcagcaaattattgagcggcaaataacgtcttcgtgtgctttctgcgaacgccaacgaaagagccaaaatggcgggcgattacatCAAGTATGTATCGAgcattaagaaatgaataacgtcttcctcagcgaatcacaagacgcacacgtttaaatgtagccgatttgcaacgcgattggctggcagaaattagagcgacggggctttagtagtttatacagcgtcgttaaataaccaactaaaattaaaaaaaattaaatatccgaAACAAGAATGAATGGCGCAAAATAGTTGAGTAGGTCAAGGATTACtttaagtattattactattgttattattattattattattattattattattattattactattattattattattattattattattattattattattattatttttacaattgagaagatggcctccagatatcgagagtagctgcgaatatatggAATAAGCAGTTGCGGATAGCCGATAAGGGGTTGTCCTCCACCTTAGGGGTTGGACGAAGGTCTAACAACCCATCTCCGTAAAAACAGCCTACTACGAAACCGCACAatatggaacattaaatccagacgtttgaaaagagcagggcatgtagcaagtatgggtgaaTCTCAGAAttcatatagggtgttagttggaagacctgagggaaaaagacctttgggtaggtcAAGGAGtagaggggaggataatattaaaatggatttgagggaggtgggatatgatggtagggaatggattaatcttgctcaggataggaatcgatggattattattattattattattattaatattgcacgttaatattctaaatcaataaataattattattatcattattattattattattattattattattttcaattgcatatatttaaaatattacttatattattccagtcttcatttatatgatttcattaattcatttgtaattcatcttatttaattgccattagtttaattatctcactgtactaattttaataattatgtgtgctatttattttgttgcatttggtcaatgattaatgtagactattatattgattgtatttcatctcactgccattttctatcattcattctcatcatcatttgttgtcttgttctgttttgtatcgtgctaaactgtaattggccttgtgctgttgttttgcaggataaataaataaatacataaatacataaataaataaataaataaatacataaataaataaataaataaatacataaataaataaataaataaataaatacataaataaataaatacataaataaatacataaatacataaataaataaataaatacataaataaataaatacataaataaatacataaataaataaataaatacataaatacataaataaataaataaataaataaatataataaaaaataataaataaaattattattattattattattattattattattattattattattattattattaatttttcaataaacTTACCTCGTAACAAAGTTAGAGAAATTCCAAATCTTTCGTTTGTTATTTACATCTCTTTGAAATCATCTCCCGATGTCTAGCATAGTAATAGCTACATTAGTAACAAGGTAATAAAAAAATTTCGTAAACTCAGAATGAAATCCGTCACTACACACAATTTTCTCCGAGTATTCGACACAATTCTCTGTTGTCTACCAGAAGTATACAGTATATTTGCAAATTCTTATGTTATTtcaaatgtaaaatgaaaatcGCCTAATTGGTGACTGTTATCGAAAAAGGGAAAACTGTTAACACAATTTGAGAATGTTAATACGTcagacatatttaaaaatgcactACTGGTACATGTGAATACAGACAGATAACCACTTACGTCAACTTCAGATTTCACCATAGCAAAGCTAATAGGCAGTggtgtggtgtcttcaatttttatttcaacttcaGGTTTCACTACAGGAAAGTCAATAGCCTCTGGTGTGATGTCTTCAACCTTTATCTCTGATTTGATATCGTAACTCTGGTCCACGCATTCTATCTTCATGCCAGTCTCTTTCAGATGCGATAAATTCCCTTCCTACAAAAAACAAAATCGTAAACAATTTCAATTGTTATTCTAAAGATCACTTGATTGTTAACAGCCGCCAATCTGGTTCTGATTGGCAGTAATTGACTAACTGCGATCAAAGGCGACAAATTAGAGATTAGAATTGAAGAGTTCGATCTCAAAACGCGTTAACTCCATTTTAATGAAACAACTAGCCTAGATTTTTATTCACTGGTCTACAGACTGAACGAGTTTTCAAGTGCCAAGCATGCAcaataaggcccgtaacacacttttTTCGCTAGCGAGATACATACTCGTAttttgcgagaaagaggcgaagaaccTTCCTcaacacacttggcgagttctcgctatcacagatcacacctcgctatg includes the following:
- the LOC138692007 gene encoding uncharacterized protein isoform X2; the protein is MDVIKLEPATLDQLGLQLHDNTYEMSGNKALSQEGNLSHLKETGMKIECVDQSYDIKSEIKVEDITPEAIDFPVVKPEVEIKIEDTTPLPISFAMVKSEVDDFTITTNSSMHTKL